A window from Oncorhynchus gorbuscha isolate QuinsamMale2020 ecotype Even-year unplaced genomic scaffold, OgorEven_v1.0 Un_scaffold_5959, whole genome shotgun sequence encodes these proteins:
- the LOC124029277 gene encoding heterogeneous nuclear ribonucleoprotein M-like → MMMVTIVRLGVERLGVVRLGVVRLGVERLGVVRLGVERLGVVRLGVERLGVVRLGVERLGVERLGVERLGVGVRLGVERLGVERLGVGRLGVGVERLGVERLGVVRLGVERLGVERLGVVRLGVERLGVERLGVERLGVERLGVVRLGVERLGVERLGVERLGVVRLGDTYRVI, encoded by the exons ATGATGATGGTGACGATAGTGAGGCTAGGAGTGGAGAGGCTAGGAGTGGTGAGGCTAGGAGTGGTGAGGCTAGGAGTGGAGAGGCTAGGAGTGGTGAGGTTAGGAGTGGAGAGGCTAGGAGTGGTGAGGCTAGGAGTGGAGAGGCTAGGAGTGGTGAGGCTAGGAGTGGAGAGGCTAGGAGTGGAGAGGCTAGGAGTGGAGAGGCTAGGAGTG GGAGTGAGGCTAGGAGTGGAGAGGCTAGGAGTGGAGAGGCTAGGAGTGGGGAGGCTAGGAGTGGGAG TGGAGAGGCTAGGAGTGGAGAGGCTAGGAGTGGTGAGGCTAGGAGTGGAGAGGCTAGGAGTGGAGAGGTTAGGAGTGGTGAGGCTAGGAGTGGAGAGGTTAGGAGTGGAGAGGCTAGGAGTGGAGAGGCTAGGAGTGGAGAGGTTAGGAGTGGTGAGGCTAGGAGTGGAGAGGTTAGGAGTGGAGAGGCTAGGAGTGGAGAGGCTAGGAGTGGTGAGGCTAGGAGACACCTATAGGGTCATCTAG